atttttttaaaaatttttatctttccttttcctttgagTGGCCAAAGATGAGGGTTGGTGAGCGGGAATCTCACCCTCCCTATGTGAGCCTTGTCATCGTTGGGGGAGGCAGCCTCACCCAAAGCTGGCAAGGCCACTAGAGAGATTGACCTTGCTAGCttggtgagggtgagcctcgccaagcGACAATGAGGTCGAGCCTAGCTAGTGGCTAGTTGCTGACCATcgaccaaagaaagaagaaaatgaaaaaaagaaaacaaagaaaagaaaatattcagaaaaatataaaaatataaaaatttcacattAGCACTCGATGTGCCATGTAGGGTAGTTGGCATTGACTAGATtgccacattagtgatttcaaGCCAAAATtgccaaaatgactaaattggcaaattgtctacaaaagtttatgattaaattgacaaatcatcaaaaattttaagaccATAGGACCGAATTAGAAGGTTGTCAAGAGTTtcaggactaaattagtacaattggaAGATTTAGAATTGTGGCCTTTGtaaatagatttaggattttttggacaactttTCCACTTCTTGACCTAGGCCTTATCTAAAATTCAATCCTCCTACATTTGAGTAGTAAATTTACACTTCAAACACTCACGCATCCCGTAGTCTTCATATTGACATATGGGCTGCATTTGGTGGTCCTAAGTTGACTATTATCCTATCCGGTGTTTGGTGACGTTCTATAGACCGAATAtatcaataaaaaatgctaGATAAGAAATTCACTGTTGAGAGTGGGATAAACACtgattaatatataattttaaaaattaacttaacAATTTCCACATATCAAGAAAATCCCACCTTAGGCCAAACTCACTGTGCTTTGCATTTCTAATCAGTAGCACCCCACCACCACTACGGCAGTTGTCCATTCTAATAGCCCCTTACTTTAGCATCCTTAGTATCGTCGCTAATGCCCTTGCTCATGGCTCGACTGGAAGGCTAGGGCTTACCACCTCATTCGTGgctccctctctttctcaatcAATATTCCAGCTTTTCCTCCACCatcaaatcatcactcaatttctccCTCTACTTCACTTATGATTACTCTTTTTTGGCCTCCATAGTTCCCACTTTGAACTCGGCATTTATCAAGTACTTGATGAAACGCCAGAAATAGGTCCTCCTCACGTTTCAAAATTTTGCTTAATGGAAGATGTCATGTTTGTTGAAAGTCATTAAGCTCCCAAGGTCGATTTCCCAAAGACTGCTTGGTGACGACAATGGTCAAGAGGGTTTGAGTCCTCACATACACGATAAGCCCATTGAAGATGGGTTTTCAAAGAGTTTTAAAAAAaggatttaaaaatattttcaatcttcTCTTAGGTTgtagatttttaaaaatatcaaatcttatCTTAGATTGCACTAAATATTTGATTGGATATTTCTATAATCTGAAGGATAATTAAAGGATTTCAAATCCCCCTTTAACCTATTTTATCCCAATTCAAATCTAGATGACCAAATGCAGGAGTAGTGTGTAAAAGCACACTCCTAGTTCTCTTATCAATGCTCTCAAGGTTTGTGGAATCTTTGTATCAACACATCCCGTATGAGAGTTCAACTAGCGTATAAAGGCATCATTTTGATATCTCTTACACGAAATTGATGACATCATCACGGGCCCAGGATATAGCATTGGTAAACTAATAAACTTTCAACACATCCGGGCCTTGGTGAGGGAATCTGCCCGATTTACATGAATTTCTGATCTCGTGCGACGACAGCCGGTGTTGATGACGTCAATTGATCAGACAAACAAGGCTCGATCTGAACTTGCTCATGGTTTTGGATGGCCGAACCAAGGTCCACTTCCTGAAGAATTGAAGTGTTGTTACATACTACCAACTTCAGCTTGTGCTCAAAAAGGATTATTGGGTTTTGTCCGTGATCAAAGAGCTTAAAGAGTTTAGTTGCAGTTTGCTTTAGCCCCAACACACAATTTAGCATAGAGTTATCCAACAACTTCacaattttttgagtttgtaAATTGAATTATGGCAGAATATTCTCACAATGGTCGATTAAGGCAAGAGCCAATGACCCGAGGCCTTCTTTGGTTCATCATAAAGTTGATTACACAATATAAACGATAACCCTATTACACGGTATTCTCGCATTTGGATTAAACTTTATATGTGAAAACTGAAAACATGAAAGTCCTACTACTAAGATTTTCATTTCTCGATCGAGTATTCCAATCTAAGGTGAACCAACCTAGACTTTACTTTTATCTTAGCCGTCTTCTTCCTTAAAGAAGCTTTCTCTTAGGATAAAGTCAAAGTTGAAAGaacaataattcaaagtaagtCAATCTTTTGCGATACCTGTTGGACAAAATCCATCGGTCCAGGAAGAGTAAGCCGCATCTACAAGTTGTCCGAACTCAGCATGATCAGTGCTGCTGTGATGTTCTATGGCATTTGTGGGGCGAATATCATgatcaagattttcaatttgctcATGAAGTGCTGCAACTGGTGGTAACACTCCCAATCCTGGTTCCCATTGATCTCTGTAGGTGAGAGTGAACTCAGAATCCGTTCCTTATGTAGCGATACGCATATAATGTGGTTTTATATAAAACATATCATCTGCATGTAAAGTTTTTCTTTCCCCCACAAGATGTTTCTGATCGTGACATATATCCCTTTTCCCATCGAATGACTACGTACGTGCATATGCATTTACATAGATCATTGCTTGTAGAAAGAGAATAATATAGTAATAACTCACTAACTGTTCAAAAACTAAGTTTTGGAGGCATCGTACCTCAAGGGAAGCAGTACATTTGAGCCCAAGGCATCCAGGACCTGCATCCGAGGGTCTTCTTGGAGAAGCATATCtgacatgataaaatttcttgCAGCAAAACCATTTTCCACACCAGCTGCTAGACGTAAATGTACCTTCTAACATTAGCAAAAGAGAATGCCATCACTCCATGAAACATTCATTTTGGCAGCTTTCTAGAcatttttcgattttcaaaagTCGTGCCTAATGAGCTGAGATGTTGTCGTTTGAAATTCTTCTGAACATGATACGGGAAATAGTGACCATTTTAGTCTAGATGATAAAGTAAATATTTGTATAATCTGGTATCATATTAACGAAAGTGCTGGACACCTGTGATAGCGTACTAATAGTTGCGAACTGCAGGTTTAATTTCACAATTAAATCGTTACACACCTATTGAGTGGATTGGGATTTCTGGGAATAGTATACTGGCATGCATTACagaatatatatacatatacctGGGAACTTGTGGGATCgtatttttcctccaaaatttgCTGTGGCATAAGAATATTGCATAGAGCATCAGGTGAACTCATACAAAAGTAGACTTGTGGTACGAAATCATTGTTAAAAGTACAAAACATTTTACCTTCCGAATCTGGACGTGTCGCAAGGCTTCCTCAAGGATCTGCTCCTGGTACTCGGCCTCCCTCGCAGTGGTGATTTCTGAAGGATTACCTTCATATATTCTACATGGGTAGTCATTAATCAAACCCAAGTTAACATTGCCAAAATATGGATTGTgactaattaa
The window above is part of the Eucalyptus grandis isolate ANBG69807.140 chromosome 6, ASM1654582v1, whole genome shotgun sequence genome. Proteins encoded here:
- the LOC104451122 gene encoding agamous-like MADS-box protein AGL104, with product MGRVKLQIKRIENTTNRQVTFSKRRNGLIKKAYELSVLCDVDVALVMFSSSGRLSFFSGDKSIEEVLERYVELPDHERGSPVSSDSQLKGVQQELQKCMYQLEELEKQLRIYEGNPSEITTAREAEYQEQILEEALRHVQIRKQILEEKYDPTSSQKVHLRLAAGVENGFAARNFIMSDMLLQEDPRMQVLDALGSNVLLPLRDQWEPGLGVLPPVAALHEQIENLDHDIRPTNAIEHHSSTDHAEFGQLVDAAYSSWTDGFCPTGIAKD